TCCTTGCCTTTCAGCCGTTTGCCGGTCTCATCCTTAGTGGGAGCCTCCACGGGCGGAAACAGGCCGAAATTGACATTCATCGGCTGGAAGGAGCTCGGTTTCCCGGCACCGTCATCGCGCGAAATGTGCCCCCCGGTGATGTGGCCGAGAAGGGCGCCCATTGCCGTGGTCTCGGGTGGTGCAATGATTTCGCGGCCATTTGCCTCCATCACGGAGAACAGGCCGGCGAGACAGCCGACGCTGGCCGATTCCACATATCCTTCGCAGCCGGTGATCTGACCGGCAAACCTGAGACGTGGGGCGGCCTTCAGCTGCAGCGAGCCGTCGAGAACCTTCGGTGAATTGAGGAACGTGTTGCGATGCAATCCGCCAAGGCGGGCAAACTGGGCATTCTCCAGGCCCGGGATCATGCGGAAGATGTCGGCCTGGGCACCGTATTTCAGTTTGGTCTGAAACCCGACCATGTTGTAGAGCGTGCCGAGCGCGTTGTCCTGGCGCAGCTGCACCACCGCATAGGCCTTGACGTCCGGATTGTGCGCATTGGTCAGACCCATGGGTTTCATCGGCCCGTGGCGCAGCGTCTCGCGCCCGCGCGCGGCCATCACTTCAATCGGCAGGCAGCCGTCAAAATAGGGTGTGCCTTCCCATTCCTTGAAGTCGGCGGTGTCGCCTGTCAGTAGCGCGTCGATAAAGGCCTCGTACTGGTCCTTGTCCATCGGACAGTTGAGGTAGTCCTTGCCCGTACCGCCGGGGCCTACCTTGTCATAGCGCGACTGGAACCAGGCTTTCGACAGGTCGACGCTGTCAAAATGGACGATCGGTGCAATGGCGTCGAAGAAGGCGAGCGCGTCCTCGCCGCTTTTTTCAAGAACAGCCTGGGACAGGGCAGGCGACGTGAGCGGGCCGGTGGCGATGATGACCTTGTCCCAGTCCGCCGGAGGCAGACCGGCAATTTCCTGGCGATCGATCGTCACGCGCGGATGATCTTCAAGGGCCTTGGTAACCGCGTCGGAAAACCCGTCCCGATCCACGGCAAGCGCGCTGCCGGCAGGAACCTGATGGGCATCGGCACAGGCCATGATCAGGGAGCCAAGCTGGCGCAATTCGTGGTGGATCAATCCTACTGCGTTCTGTTCGGAATCATCGGATCGAAAGGAGTTGGAACACACCAGTTCGGCAAGTCCGTCCGTCTGGTGGGCGTCGGTCTTGCGGACCGGCCGCATTTCATGCAGCACAACGTCAAGACCGGCCTGTGCGATTTGCCAGGCAGCCTCGGAGCCTGCAAGACCGCCGCCGATGACATGAATGGGGCTCATATTTGTTCCCTGGAATAAGCGGGCATGCGCGGATGAAACCAGGTTCCAGCGGAGCAGGCCAAACAACAGTTTGCAGCCCTGATACAGATTACCGGCGCATTGCGCAACGATGGCAGCGGGATCACGGCAGCTCAGGGGGCAGAAACGAAAAAACGCTCGCCGGTGGGAGGAGGATCCGGCGAGCGTTTTTATGAAACTGCGTCCCCGAAGGGGCGCAGGCTTTGCAATCCGTTGGCTGGGAGGAGGATGCCGCGGGACTGCGAAACTTTTTATTTCGCGGACTGGCGCGCGTAATGCGCAATGTCGCCGCGGGCAATGCCCAGGTCGTTCAGTTCACGATTGGACAGGTTGGACAGCTCGTCATAGGTCTGACGGAAGCGTTTCCAGTTGTTGAATTTGCGAACAACAGTATCGATCATGCTTTAGGCCTTTCGCTTTATCTCTTGGCCATGGCACCGCGGATCGGCGTCTGGCCCGTTCGTCTTGATGACTGGAAGATAGGGATATTGTGCACTGCGAGGTAGAGGGGAAATCGCGAAGCAGCTATGCAGAAAATGCAGGTTTATAAACGGTTAAACCGCTAATTGATCCATAATTGATCCCGCCTGGCGCATAGCTGCGCGCATTTCATGCTGCATATGCGAAGGGTTGGGCTATCTGAAACGGAAAAAGCCCTCCTGAACTGGAAGGCAATCGGCGGCTCTGCACCGCGTTGGCAGGTCTGTATCTCTTCGCTTGAGGTGACAAGTTCGCAAGCGCAAACCGAAGCTACGCCGGCACGTCTGTCGCACGCACGTATTTGTCACCACATGCTCAGCAAGGATGCTTCATGGCTAGCGGAGGTCGGGAAGGTCAGGAAGAAAATCCAAACGCCAGACAAACGAACGCCCGCCAGTGGGAGGAGGTACTGACGGGCGTCGTTTCGACGTGACAGGGCTGGGAGGAGGATGCCCTGCGTGTCACACGCCCGTCGGCTGGGAGGAGGATGCCTAGGGACGCGATTCTATATGTGTCAGCCGTTGTGACGGCGAGCGACGAATTTGATGTCGCTCCGGCTGATGCCGAGGTCGGCGAGCTCACGCTGGGAAAGGCGGGACAATTCGTCAACCGCGCGGCGGTAGCTTACCCAGTTGTTGTAGCGTTGGCGCACTGTGTCGAACATTTTGTTTTTCCTTATTTACCGAAACGCAGCTGCGTTCCGCGCCGTTGTTGATCCCTATATATTTCACCGCCCGAATTTAAAGAAGTGCCATATCTGCAAGTCTGATATGCATGTGGTGCAATGCAGCAAAAATTGAAGATGCTTTGCGCAGGTGATTCGAAAAAGTGTCATGAAAACAAAAGGCAGAGCCAGTGTGCGCTGCAAACTGGTTCTGCCGTTGGGGCACTTCAGGTCGGGTGTTTATTCGGCCGCATCCGGAGCGCGCTGAGGCCGGCGCTGCAGCAGTTCCTGCAGGAACTGACCGGTATAACTCGCCTGGACTTCAGCAACGTCCTCCGGCCGCCCGGCCGCGACAACGGTGCCGCCGCCATCGCCGCCTTCCGGGCCGAGATCGATGATCCAGTCCGCCGTCTTGATCACTTCCAGATTGTGCTCGATCACAAGAACGGTGTTGCCCTGGTCGACCAGCTCGTGCAGCACGTCCAGCAGTTTGGCAACGTCGTGGAAGTGAAGCCCAGTGGTCGGTTCATCCAGGATATAGAGCGTCCGGCCCGTGGACCGCTTGGAGAGTTCCTTGGCGAGCTTGACCCGCTGCGCCTCACCACCGGAAAGCGTTGTCGCCTGCTGACCGACCTTGATATAGCCAAGACCTACCCGGGCAAGGGTTTCCATCTTGTCACGCACGGAAGGAACGGCTGAGAAAAACTCGGCGGCTTCCTCCACGGTCATGTCGAGGACATCGGCGATCGACTTGCCCTTGAACTCAACTTCCAGCGTCTCGCGATTGTAGCGTTTGCCCTTGCAGACGTCGCAGGTGACATAGACGTCCGGCAAGAAGTGCATTTCGATCTTGATGACACCGTCGCCCTGACAGGCTTCGCAGCGGCCCCCCTTGACGTTGAAGGAGAACCGGCCCGGCTGATAGCCGCGCGCCTTGGCTTCCGGCATGCCGGCGAACCATTCGCGGATCGGCGTGAACGCCCCGGTATATGTGGCCGGGTTCGAACGCGGTGTCCGCCCGATGGGCGACTGGTCAATGTCGATCACCTTGTCGAGCACTTCCAGGCCCTCGATGCGGTCATGCGGAGCCGGATTGTCGCGAGCGCCGTTGAGACGCCGTGCCGCGGCCTTGTAGAGCGTGTCGACCAGGAAGGTGGACTTGCCCCCGCCAGAAACGCCCGTGACGCAGGTGAAGGTGCTCAGCGGCACGTCGACATCAAGGTCCTTCAGATTGTTGCCGCGCGCGCCGCGCACGGAAATCTGGCGCTTCTTGTTGATTTTCCTGCGCTCATCCGCGCGCGAAATCATCATTGCACCGGACAGATATTGCCCTGTGAGGGACGCCGGGTTTGCCATGACTTCCGCCGGTGTGCCCTTGGCAACGACTTCGCCGCCATGAACACCGGCGCCCGGACCGACATCCACCACATAATCGGCCGTCAGGACGGCATCTTCGTCATGTTCCACGACAATCACGGTGTTGCCGAGGTCGCGCAGGTGCTTCAGCGTTTCCAGAAGCCGGGCATTGTCGCGCTGATGCAGGCCAATGGACGGTTCGTCGAGAACGTAAAGCACACCGGTGAGCCCGGATCCGATCTGGGAGGCCAGACGAATGCGCTGGCTTTCACCGCCGGACAGCGTGCCGGAGGCCCGTGACAGGGTCAGGTATTCCAGTCCGACATCATTGAGAAACTTCAGGCGTTCGCGGATTTCCTTCAGGATGCGGCCGGCAATCTCGGTCTGTTTTTCATTGAGCTGGCCCGGCAGCGTTTCAAACCAGTCGCTGGCCTGGCGGATGGAGTATTCGGTCACTTCTCCGATGTGCTTGCCGGCGATTTTCACGGCCAGTGCTTCCGGTTTCAGGCGGAAGCCGTTGCAGGCCGGGCAGGCGTGGTCCGACTGGAAGCGGGCCAGTTCTTCCCGCACCCAGGTCGATTCCGTTTCGCGCCAGCGCCGTTCAATATTGCCGATGACACCTTCAAAGGTCTTCTCAGTCCGGTAGGAGCGGACGCCGTCGTCATAAACAAACTCGATCGCGGTCTTGCCCGTGCCGTGCAAGATCGCGTCCTGAACCTCTGCGGGAAGGTCCTTCCAGGGCGTTGCCATGGAGACGTCAAAGTGACTGCACAAGGCCTCCAGGGTCTGGGCATAATAAGGGGAGGTGGAACCGGTCTTGGCCCAGGGCAGCACGGCCCCTTCGCGCAGCGACAGGGAATGATCCGGAACGACCAGGTCTTCCTCGAACGCAAGGGTCGTGCCCAGGCCGTCACAGGTTGGGCAGGCGCCGAAAGGGTTGTTGAACGAAAAGAGGCGCGGTTCGATTTCCGCAATGGTGAAACCGGACACCGGGCAGGCAAACTTCTCAGAGAAGATAAGCCGCTCCGGGTCGCCGTTCTCGTCGGTCTTGTCGGCAAATTCGGCGATGGCGATGCCGTCGGCGAGCTTCAGCGCCGTTTCGAGGGAATCTGCAAGCCGGCCGGCGATATCATCGCGCACGACAAGCCGGTCCACGACCACATCGATGTCGTGCTTGAACTTCTTGTCGAGGGCAGGGGCATCGGCAATCTCATAGAAGGTGCCGTCGATCTTGACCCGCTGAAAGCCCTTCTTCATGAGTTCGGCCAGCTCTTTGCGGTATTCGCCCTTGCGGCCGCGGACCATTGGGGCCAGCAGATAAAGTCTTGCACCTTCGTCCAGGGCAAGCACACGATCGACCATCTGGCTGACTGTCTGGCTTACGATCGGCAGTCCCGTGGCGGGTGAATAGGGAATGCCGACGCGCGCGAACAACAGGCGCATATAGTCATAGATTTCGGTCACGGTGCCGACGGTGGACCGCGGGTTCCGGGACGTTGTCTTCTGCTCGATCGAAATGGCCGGAGACAGGCCATCGATCTGGTCGACATCCGGTTTCTGCATCATTTCCAGAAACTGCCGGGCATAGGCCGACAGGCTTTCCACATACCGGCGTTGGCCTTCGGCATAGATCGTGTCGAAAGCCAGGGAAGACTTGCCCGACCCGGACAGACCGGTCATCACGATGAGCTTGTTGCGCGGCAGATCGAGATCGACCCCCTTCAGGTTATGTTCCCTTGCGCCACGAATGCTGAGCATCTTGGTGGGGTCGTTTTTCCAGCTGTCATCCGGCTTTGCGCCTTTGGATGTCGTCATTGCCATTCTTCCTGATCTTCTGCGTGACGCCGTCAACAACGTCGCGGACGCCTGGATGTGAGGTCACCAAACCGTCCGTTTGCACCGATATAGCAGTTTCGCGCTGCGCTTCCAGCAGGGCGTGGTCGAGTGGCAGCAAATTCCGGCTTTCCCTGCATCGACCAATTGAATCGGTTGTACAGAAGTGATAAGAACAAAACAAGTACATAGCCCAGGTTGCGTCAGGAAGATCTCCGCTGCAGCGGTGCCGAAGCGTGACGCGGTGAGCCTTGTCGTCCTGACAAAAAAATTGACGCAGGGGAACAAAAGCGGGGCAAACTGTAACGAGGTGCAATCAGGGGTGGTGGTGCTGCTGCCGAAACTGTTGCCTCGGCAAGGATTGTCAGTCCTTCGACCGGTGCTGCCTTGTGGAAAATGGGTGAAGGTGCCGGAAAATGAAGGCGAGGCGGTTGGCGGGCCGCTAGGGTTCTGGTTTCTAGCAGCAAGGCTGGCAGCGCAAGGAAACAAGATAATGAACGGCCGGATTGCAGAGGCGGTTCGGCAGCGCTGAAAGAGAACAACAGGAGTGCAGAATGGCGGGCAGCGTCAACAAAGTCATCTTGGTCGGCAATCTTGGGGCCGATCCGGAAATTCGGCGAACCCAGGACGGGCGACCGATCGCCAATCTGCGGATCGCTACGTCAGAATCCTGGCGCGACCGGAACAGCGGCGAACGTCGCGAGAAAACGGAGTGGCACCGTGTGGTGATCTTCAACGAAGGTCTTTGCAAGGTTGCCGAGAGTTACCTGCGCAAGGGATCCAAGGTCTATCTCGAAGGCCAGTTGCAGACACGCAAATGGCAGGACCAATCCGGTCAGGACAGGTATTCCACGGAAGTGGTCCTGCAGGGTTTCAATTCAAACCTCACCATGCTGGATGGCCGCGGTGAAGGTGCCGGTGCCGGCGGCGGTCTTCCGGACTATGGCAATGACAGCCAGGGCGGCGGCGGAGGCGGCTTCGGTGGCGGCTCTGGTGGCAGCTTCGGCGGTGGCGGAAGCGGCGGCGGCTATGGCAGCGGTTCCAGCGGTGGTGGTTATGGCGGTCCCTCCGGTGGCGGCGGCGGCCCGATGGATGACGAAATTCCGTTCTGATTTGACACGCTTTGCCGGATGGCCGCATGAGGCCGTCCGGTTTCCAGTTTAGCCGCCGATTGTTGGATCATAAGGCGTGCGCGGATCATCCACGCCGCCATAATATTCTTTCGGTGTGCCGAGGCCGCAGTGATAAACGGCTTCTTCTGCACTCGTGTTGCCGCCTGTGATCGGCGCGCCGTTATAATGCGCCAGCTCGTGAATGAGCGTTGCAAGCACCATCCAGCGCCCCATGTTGAACGCCCGGTCTCCAACGGCGATTTCCCCGGATGGGGCATGGATCTCTCCGTGCAGCGGCGAGATCGTCGGTCCGTAATTGACCCAGATGCGACTGTCGTTGATGAGACTGGTCAGGCTGCGGCCCTTCGGCAGCGTTCGGAAATAGGCGTTACAGGACGGGTTGTTCTGCACCATTTTGAACAGCTTGGACCGCGCCCATTTCAGTTGTGAATACTGCGAGGCGTTGAACTTCTTGTATTTCAAGACGGGCGACACATGATCTCCGACATTGAACTGGAACGGCATCTTTCACTCCGGCGGAACGTTCACGTTCTTGTGAGCCAGGTTATAGGCTGGCCGATCTGAAGCAGTCGTGATGCTTGTCACGTCAGCGCCGAATGTCCGGAGGTCGGCTACAATCCCGGCCTCTTCCTGACAGGCCTTGCCAGTTTTCGCCTAATGAAATCGACTTTTAGCTGTAGGGCGAGTAGCGGTTCTATTTTAGGGTGGTGTGGACGCGGCAATATCGTCACACCGACGTGATTTCAAAAGCTGTGTATGACACTTGGCCTTAACCGACTGCACAAGCCTGTTGTAGTATTAACCCCTATCCGCAGGTCATTTGAGCTGGTTGGGCCCATTGGGCCGAGAGCCGCTGCGGAACAGGGTCCTTCACTGCCACCAGCGCCAGACAGCGCGGCGGCATGGATTGGATGCCAAGGCAGGGAAAATTTACGGCTGGTCACGGCGGGCGTGGTGACGGGTCTCAACGATTAAAACATTTCGGATGTTGGCAATGCGCGCAAGAAACAAAAGAGACTTTGGACGGGAACGAGACACCGGGTTGACCCTGCCGGAAAGGCGGAGAGGGACAGTCTTCGGGCAGTCTCTGAAAGTTGCCCTGACAGCATCGGTGCTTGCCACCGGGTTCAGCGTCACGACAGTCGACACAGCCAGTGCGCAGAATTTCTTCCAGCGCCTGTTCAATCCGGAACAGCAGCGCCGTGCCCAGGAGCAGCAACGCCAGGAACAGCTGCGCCAGCAGGCGACCCGGGTAAAGGTTTCTGCGCCGCGCTATTTGAACTACACGGCGGACGCCTGGAAAAAGGTTTCTCTTGCCGAGCTGTCGGAGAAGAAGACGGCGGAAGTCCAGCCGTCTGAAACCGATGGAACGGATCTGGAAACCCAGTCGGCTCAGACCGATGCTCAACCGGTTGCCCCCCTGGTTCTGACGGCGTTTGATGAGGCCCGTCCAGCGCTCAAGGACATGACGCTGACCACATTGCCGGAAGTCGGCGAGGCGCTGATCGCCTATTATCGTGAGCATCCGGACTTCGTCTGGATCGAGGATGGCAAGGCCACCGTAAAAGCGGCTGAACTGCGTCGTGCATTGGCCGACGCAGCACAGTTCGCGCTCAACCCGGCTGACTATTTCGTGGCACTGCCGGCGACCGCCGGGCTTGAAGGTGAGGCACGCGACGCGGCCTTGATGCGATTTGAGATGGAACTGAGCGCGGCGGCCCTGACCTATGTTCTCGATGCCACCCGCGGCCGGGTCGATCCGAACCGGATTTCGCAATACCACGATCTGCCACGGCACGAAGTGGATCTCGTAGCTGCGCTGGAAATCCTGAACGGGTCCGGCAATGTCGGCGCAAACCTTGCCTCTCATCAGCCGCAAAATGCGCATTTCAAGGCGCTGAAGGAAGAACTTGCGCGTCTGCGGGCAGAAGACGAGGAAGCGGACCAGATCGTGATTGCGCCCGGCACGTTCCTGAAAGCCGGCAAGTCCAGCCCGGAGATGAAGAACATTGTCGCGGCGATTGCCAAGATCGCATCGGAAGAGCTGAAGACGACTCACGCCGAAACGCTTGCCGCCTATGTGGACGGTGAGGTTTACACGCCGGAACTGGTAGCCTTGGTGAAGTCCTTCCAGAAGGAAGCCAAGCTGACTCCGGACGGTATCGTTGGCAAGAACACCATCAAGGCCATGGTCGGTGAAACCAATGCTGCCAAGATCGCCAAGGTTGAACTTGCGATGGAGCGCAGCCGCTGGATTCCGGAAGAGCTCGGAGAGCGCAAGGTCTTCATCAACCAGGCAGCCTTCACCGCGACCTACAGCGCACCAGGCGAAGATCCGCTGCAGATGCGTGTGGTTGTCGGCAAGAAATCCAACCAGACCAACTTCTTCTACGACAAGATCGAGATCGTTGAATACAACCCCTATTGGGGCGTTCCTTATTCGATCATCGTCAATGAGATGCTGCCGAAACTGGCGCAGGATCCGAGTTACCTGGACCGTGCCGGCTATGAAGTGTCAACGCCAGGCGGACGCAAGGTGTCGTCTGCGTCGGTCAACTGGTACGCGGTTGCCAGCAAGCAGCAAAGCATCAATGTGCGCCAGTATCCCGGGCGCTCGAATGCCCTCGGTGAAGTCAAGATTCTCTTCCCGAACAAGCACCATATCTACATGCACGACACGCCGGCCAAGAGCCTTTTCAAGAAGGATGTCAGAGCGTTCAGTCACGGCTGCGTCCGGCTTCACGACCCGAAAGCGATGGCAGCCGCGGTGCTCGGTAAATCGAAAGATTATGTGACCTCGCGCATCGCCGCAGGCCAGAACGAGCAGGAGAAGGTAACCGGCGACATTCCGGTCTATGTGTCCTATTTCACAGCCTGGCCGGATCTGGACGGATCGATCGCCTTCTATTCCGATATCTACGATCGGGACCGGCATCTGCTGAAAGCGCTGGAGAAGACGGAAACCCTGCGCGCCAAGGCAAGGTCCTGACGCCAGCTGTCCCAAAAGGCATTCCAAAAGAAAACCGCCGGTCAGTGACCGGCGGTTTTTTGTCAGCTCTCGCCACCCAGGCAACTGCTTAGAGACGCTGCCAGACCTTTGAGAAGATTGGGATAAAGGTCCGGTCCGTTTTGCAGCTCGGTGCCAAGCGGGTCCAGCGTTCCAACGCGGGCATCGCTGCCTTCGATGACAACATCGACGAGCTTGGCATCGAATTGAGGTTCCTGGAACACGCAGGTTACGCCCAGGTCCTTGATCTGATGCCGGATCTGGTCGACGCGTTCGGCGCTTGTGAGCGCTTCCGGCGACAGGGTAATGGAACCGCTGGCTTCGACATCGAAATGATGTTCGAAATGGTGGTAGGCATCGTGAAACACGATAAACGCCTTGCCTGCTGCCGGTTCCAGGTCATGTTCCAGATCGTGCTCAAGCGCTTCGATCTGTTCCGAGAAGGCCTGTGCGTTTTTCTGGTATGTCGCCGCATTGTCCGGATCGACCTTGGACAGCGTTGCCGCCATTTGTGCGGCGATCGCAATGCCGTTATCCGGGTTCAACCAGATATGGGCGTCGCGTTCCCCTTCATGGTCATGGTCCGCTTCGGCATGCTTTTCATGATCATGATCATGATCATGATCATGATCGTCGTGACCAAGCTCGGCTTCGGCATGCTTGTCGTCGTCGTGCCCGTGGTCATCGTGGTCGGCATGTTTTTCATGATCGTGGTCGTCGTGACCATGCTCGGCTTCGGCATGCTTGTCGTCGTCATGCCCATGATCATCGTGGTCGGCATGTTCTTCATGATCGTCATGACCATGTTCAGCTTCCGCATGGTCGCCATGTCCATGGTCGTGATCATGGGCGTCGAAATTGGCGCCCTCCCGGATGCCGAGATGGGAAACACCGGGTGCATTGATCAATTCGACAATATCGGCGCTTGCCGCGAGGGAGGAGATCGGCTTTTCAAGCGACGCACTCAAGTCCGGACCGATCCAGAACACCACGTCGGCGTTTTGCAGCTGGGACGCTTGTGCTGGTTTCAACGCAAAGCCGTGCGGGGAGGCGGCGCCGTCTATCAGAATGACTGGTTCGCCAACGCCCTTCATCACGGCGGCGGCAATCGAGTGGACCGGCTTGATGGACGTGACAACAGAAGGTGCATCAGCGAGCGCGCTCGCGGACATGGCCAGAAGGGCACCACCGGCAGCTGACGCCATGAGGCTGGATTTCCTGCGACGGTTCAATGGACGAGAAAACGAGGAAGTCATGCGGATCATCCGTGAGTGTGTAATTTTATAACGCGTAATCCTATAACGTTACAAAATCGCCTGCGCAAGCAAAAGCGTCTTGCGTCGAAAAGGAGCGCACCGCCGCACTTGGATTGAGCAAACGCGCCGGGTAATCTGCTGCCATTGCACTCGGAACAGGATTCAAATGTTCGATATCAGGGACACTTCGGCCAATCACTTTCTGCGTCCTCTTCCGCCCAAGGCCGCCCAGTTGATCGTGACCATCTATGGAGACATCGTTGAGCCGCGCGGTGGTGTACTCTGGATCGGTGATCTGATTACTCTTTGCGCGGATTTCGGCGTCAACGAATCCCTCGTGCGGACCGCCGTGTCCCGGTTGGTGTCAAAGGGCCAGCTCAAGGGCGAGCGGGAAGGGCGGCGCAGTTTTTATGGCCTGACCGCTGCTGCCCGAAAGGAATACCACCTTGCGGCTGACCTGTTTTTCGGCCCGGCCGAGGCCGACTGCGACTGGATCCTCACATTGTGCACAAGCGCTGCCGAACAGTCCGAACTCCTTGGAAGCGGGTTCGTTCAAATCAGCGGCAACATGTTCATGGCCGCAAACCGGCCGGACCGGCCGCGTCTGGGATTGCCGTTTCGGGCAAGTGTGTTGGCAGACGACACGGAGAGCTTGAGAGAACTCGCCTTTCAGGCGTTTCGTCTGAAGGATCTAGCGCGGGACTATGCGTTGTTTTCAGAGACATTTTTGGACATGCAGCGCCTGGTGAGCAAAACCGTCCCACCGAAAACCGCGCTTCAATACCGGCTGGCTCTTGTCCATGCCTATCGCGACATAAAACTGCGCGATCCGAGATTGCCGAAGACGGTTCTGCCCGACGACTGGCCGGGCTTCGCCGCGAGAACCTTGTTTGCAGATCTTTACCGGCAACTGTCAGTGCCGGCCGATACCTTCATCGGGGAACATCTCTTCGACAGAAACGGTCCATTGCCCGTACAGCCTGACGCCGTCAGAAGGCGACTGGAAACCCTTTCCGCAACGTCCTGATCAGGTCAGATTTACCGATGTTGGTGGCGTTGGACTCAAAACATCACACAAAAAATCAAAAAGAAACTTTTTCTGTGACGTATTGTGCGCTACTCTCCTCGAAGGTTCACATGGCATGAGGAGGGGTCATGTACGCACAGATGGTGAAAACCGACGCGGACAAGGTCCGTGACATTTCGGAGATGTCCGCGGAAGAGCGGGCTTTTCAGGAGCGTATTGATCGCGGCGAGAAGATTGAGCCAACCGACTGGATGCCGGAAGGCTATCGCAAGACGCTCATTCGCCAGATCGGTCAGCACGCCCATTCGGAAATCGTCGGACAGCTGCCGGAGGGCAACTGGATCACGCGTGCGCCAACCCTTGAGCGCAAGGCCATTTTGCTGGCCAAGGTCCAGGACGAGGCCGGACATGGCCTATATCTCTATTGCGCGGCGGAGACGCTGGGGGTTAGCCGGGACGAGCTGATCGAGCTTCTTCATGCCGGCAAGATGAAATACTCCTCCATCTTCAACTACCCGACCCTGACCTGGGCCGATATCGGTGCTGTCGGTTGGCTGGTGGATGGTGCGGCGATCATGAACCAGGTGCCGCTGCAGCGCACGTCATTCGGGCCTTACTCCAGGGCGATGATCCGGATCTGCAAGGAAGAGAGCTTCCACCAGCGCCAGGGCTACGACATCATGATGAAGATGGCGAAAGGTTCTGAGGCGCAGCGCCGCA
This genomic interval from Labrenzia sp. VG12 contains the following:
- a CDS encoding PaaX family transcriptional regulator C-terminal domain-containing protein, producing the protein MFDIRDTSANHFLRPLPPKAAQLIVTIYGDIVEPRGGVLWIGDLITLCADFGVNESLVRTAVSRLVSKGQLKGEREGRRSFYGLTAAARKEYHLAADLFFGPAEADCDWILTLCTSAAEQSELLGSGFVQISGNMFMAANRPDRPRLGLPFRASVLADDTESLRELAFQAFRLKDLARDYALFSETFLDMQRLVSKTVPPKTALQYRLALVHAYRDIKLRDPRLPKTVLPDDWPGFAARTLFADLYRQLSVPADTFIGEHLFDRNGPLPVQPDAVRRRLETLSATS
- the paaA gene encoding 1,2-phenylacetyl-CoA epoxidase subunit PaaA yields the protein MYAQMVKTDADKVRDISEMSAEERAFQERIDRGEKIEPTDWMPEGYRKTLIRQIGQHAHSEIVGQLPEGNWITRAPTLERKAILLAKVQDEAGHGLYLYCAAETLGVSRDELIELLHAGKMKYSSIFNYPTLTWADIGAVGWLVDGAAIMNQVPLQRTSFGPYSRAMIRICKEESFHQRQGYDIMMKMAKGSEAQRRMAQDALNRFWYPSLMMFGPSDKDSVHSAQSMAWKIKINTNDELRQKFVDQTVPQAEYLGLSIPDDQLTWNEEKGGYDFSEPDWSEFFEVLKGNGPCNRERMNARVKAWEDGAWVRDGLMAHADKRAAAQQAAE